The Candidatus Omnitrophota bacterium genome contains a region encoding:
- a CDS encoding SpoVG family protein — MQDNAISVSRIYKLDTDSKLKAFADVSFSGVVIKGFSVVNGEKGLFVSMPRHQGKDGKWYNTVYPSTKELKQQLSEVVLEAYKGS; from the coding sequence ATGCAAGACAATGCAATCAGCGTCAGCCGCATCTATAAGCTGGATACCGATTCCAAGCTTAAGGCTTTTGCGGATGTTTCATTTTCGGGAGTAGTGATCAAAGGTTTTAGCGTGGTCAACGGAGAAAAAGGGTTATTTGTGAGTATGCCGCGCCATCAAGGCAAAGATGGGAAATGGTATAACACGGTTTATCCTTCGACCAAAGAGCTCAAGCAGCAGTTGAGTGAAGTTGTTTTGGAAGCGTATAAGGGCAGCTAA
- the greA gene encoding transcription elongation factor GreA, giving the protein MSGEIYLTQEGYEKLSSQLEQLKTVKRRQLSKAVGEARSHGDISENAEYDAAKDAQAHNEKQIMELEGKLARVRILDKNIPNDEVLIGATVKLKDMDTDEELEYTLVSELEADYNQNKISVSSPVGQGLLGHKENEIAEIKIPAGILKYKIIKISR; this is encoded by the coding sequence ATGAGCGGTGAAATTTATCTGACGCAGGAAGGTTATGAAAAATTATCCAGCCAACTGGAACAATTAAAAACAGTTAAGCGCCGGCAGCTCTCTAAAGCCGTGGGTGAGGCAAGAAGCCACGGTGACATTAGCGAAAACGCCGAGTATGATGCGGCAAAAGACGCCCAGGCCCATAATGAAAAACAGATTATGGAACTAGAGGGGAAGCTGGCGCGTGTCCGCATTCTGGATAAGAATATACCCAACGATGAAGTTTTGATCGGGGCAACGGTAAAGTTAAAGGATATGGATACGGATGAGGAATTGGAGTATACTTTGGTTTCCGAGCTTGAGGCGGATTATAATCAAAATAAAATTTCGGTAAGCTCTCCGGTAGGGCAGGGGTTATTGGGGCATAAGGAAAACGAAATTGCCGAAATTAAGATTCCTGCCGGAATCCTAAAATATAAAATAATCAAGATATCGCGTTAA
- a CDS encoding TMEM165/GDT1 family protein — protein sequence MNWEVFVATFGAVFFAELADKTQLVGIGMAAKTGRPVTVWLDSVSAYIVVTVISVFLGALMAKFIRPDLIRYVGASMFIVIGFLMLFKVI from the coding sequence ATGAATTGGGAGGTCTTTGTTGCTACCTTTGGAGCGGTATTTTTCGCGGAATTAGCGGATAAGACGCAATTAGTAGGTATTGGCATGGCAGCCAAAACCGGCAGGCCGGTAACTGTTTGGTTAGATTCGGTGAGCGCCTATATTGTCGTTACGGTGATTTCAGTCTTTCTGGGGGCGCTGATGGCAAAATTTATCCGGCCGGATTTGATCCGTTATGTTGGCGCTTCCATGTTTATCGTTATTGGATTCTTAATGCTGTTTAAGGTGATTTAA
- a CDS encoding 3-deoxy-D-manno-octulosonic acid transferase, giving the protein MFIIYDLIFFIFSLIYLPLYLFRGKFHQGFARRLGSLPQDLNLDRPIWIHAVSVGEAVAIKGLVSQLRETYPQKKIVISTVTATGNKVAGGLVNSGDFLTYLPLDFSFIVSKVLKKINPCVFIIAETEIWPNLISCLYKQRIPVITVNGRISDRSYAGYSAIKLFIRTILRKVNRFCMQSEADALRLQNLGVEKQNIQVTGNVKFDIDLEESSAINVLAYRQKLWLGQNDKLLVCGSTHPREEELIFKAYAQLLIVFPELKLLIAPRHPQRSKEIASLATGKGFMPIFISSITGACPTCINKAIFILDVIGELFNYYSAADIVFMGGSLVKKGGHNILEPASLKKPVIFGPYMFNFRDISELFLKNKGALMAHDCEELVAKIKEILGSPFAAKEMAQRGYGLIIANKGATLKNIQVIQRVLSR; this is encoded by the coding sequence ATGTTTATAATTTATGATTTAATATTTTTTATTTTTTCGCTGATTTATCTTCCTTTATATTTATTCCGCGGGAAATTTCATCAGGGATTCGCCAGGCGCCTGGGCAGCCTGCCGCAGGATTTAAATTTGGATCGGCCGATCTGGATTCATGCTGTAAGCGTGGGGGAAGCCGTTGCCATAAAAGGATTGGTCAGCCAGTTAAGAGAAACTTATCCGCAGAAGAAAATAGTTATCTCTACCGTAACTGCCACGGGAAATAAGGTCGCTGGAGGCCTGGTCAATTCCGGCGACTTTTTAACTTACCTTCCTTTAGATTTTAGTTTTATCGTCAGCAAGGTTTTAAAAAAGATTAACCCTTGCGTGTTTATTATCGCTGAAACTGAAATCTGGCCGAATCTGATCAGCTGCCTTTATAAACAGAGGATACCGGTGATTACGGTCAACGGCAGGATTTCCGACCGTTCTTATGCCGGATATTCTGCGATCAAATTATTTATCCGGACAATATTGAGAAAAGTTAACCGATTCTGTATGCAGTCAGAGGCTGACGCCCTGCGTTTACAAAATTTAGGAGTAGAAAAACAGAATATTCAGGTTACGGGAAATGTAAAATTTGATATTGACCTGGAAGAGTCTTCGGCAATAAATGTTTTGGCATATCGGCAAAAATTATGGCTTGGCCAGAATGATAAATTACTGGTTTGCGGAAGTACGCATCCAAGAGAGGAAGAGTTAATCTTTAAAGCTTATGCGCAGCTTCTGATTGTTTTCCCTGAATTAAAACTCCTTATCGCGCCCCGGCATCCGCAGCGCAGTAAAGAAATTGCCAGCCTTGCAACAGGCAAGGGTTTTATGCCGATTTTTATTTCCAGTATTACCGGCGCATGCCCAACCTGTATTAATAAAGCTATATTTATACTCGATGTTATCGGCGAGCTGTTTAATTATTATTCTGCTGCCGATATCGTTTTTATGGGCGGAAGCCTGGTTAAGAAAGGCGGCCATAATATTCTTGAGCCGGCCAGCCTGAAAAAACCGGTAATTTTCGGGCCGTATATGTTCAACTTCCGGGATATCAGCGAACTTTTCCTGAAAAATAAAGGGGCACTTATGGCGCATGATTGCGAAGAGTTGGTCGCCAAAATAAAAGAGATTTTAGGTAGCCCTTTTGCGGCCAAAGAAATGGCGCAGCGGGGTTATGGATTGATTATCGCCAATAAAGGCGCGACACTGAAAAACATTCAGGTTATTCAACGGGTGTTGTCTAGGTAG
- the lpxK gene encoding tetraacyldisaccharide 4'-kinase, which translates to MLSPREYLYNLVSYKINGPLAVLLRSFLFALSFVYGLAVVILTCFYRIKPVRFGAKVISVGNITLGGTGKTTFVEYLAGKLSSQGKKIVVLSRGYKRDTGKQGAQSIGDEPAMLQKKLPFIRVIVDKNRVRAAFKAVRDYAADTLILDDGLQQWRIFKDLETVTIDAANPFGNYRMLPAGFLREPLSALRRADIFVLTQVGADQDTAELCAKLRGINSQALIVESMHKPEGFSNISGPDGSLSLDSFKGKSAAVFSGIGNPQGFEDCVSSLGIRIAKAFRFVDHHDYTQADIDSIIKAARQMNLAAIITTQKDAVKIRELQIWGAAIVALDIKLSITKNETEFNRRLLNLYSL; encoded by the coding sequence ATGCTTTCACCGAGAGAATATCTTTATAATCTGGTTAGCTACAAGATTAATGGCCCTTTGGCGGTATTGTTAAGAAGTTTTTTATTTGCGCTTTCTTTTGTTTACGGTTTAGCAGTAGTCATTCTGACGTGTTTCTATAGAATAAAGCCGGTGCGTTTTGGCGCCAAAGTAATTAGCGTCGGGAATATTACTCTGGGCGGGACAGGCAAAACTACTTTTGTCGAATATTTAGCCGGTAAGCTAAGTTCGCAAGGCAAAAAAATTGTGGTCTTAAGCCGGGGCTATAAACGGGATACCGGAAAACAAGGGGCCCAAAGCATAGGCGATGAACCGGCAATGCTGCAGAAAAAACTTCCGTTTATCCGGGTGATTGTCGATAAAAACAGGGTAAGAGCGGCTTTTAAAGCAGTGAGGGATTATGCGGCAGATACCTTGATCCTGGATGACGGCTTACAGCAGTGGCGGATATTCAAAGACCTGGAGACAGTGACTATTGATGCGGCCAATCCGTTTGGTAATTACCGCATGCTGCCGGCCGGATTTTTACGGGAGCCTTTAAGCGCGTTAAGGCGCGCGGACATTTTTGTATTGACTCAAGTTGGTGCTGATCAGGACACCGCTGAACTTTGCGCTAAATTAAGGGGTATAAACTCTCAGGCTTTGATCGTAGAGTCAATGCATAAGCCAGAAGGGTTTAGCAATATATCCGGTCCCGATGGTTCTTTAAGTTTGGATTCTTTTAAGGGCAAGAGTGCAGCGGTATTCTCCGGTATCGGCAATCCGCAAGGGTTTGAGGATTGTGTCTCTTCGCTGGGAATTAGGATCGCAAAAGCATTCAGGTTTGTCGATCACCATGATTATACGCAGGCAGATATTGATAGTATTATCAAAGCAGCGCGCCAAATGAATTTAGCTGCCATCATTACTACGCAGAAGGATGCCGTAAAGATCAGGGAGTTGCAAATTTGGGGGGCAGCTATAGTGGCCCTGGATATAAAACTAAGCATAACTAAAAATGAAACAGAATTTAATCGCAGATTACTTAATTTGTATTCTCTTTAG
- a CDS encoding shikimate kinase, which translates to MNIYLVGFMGTGKTTVGRLLAAQKKWNFIDLDELIELKEQRRIVDIFAKEGEPYFRKIEKKFLKQVSTQKKFVVACGGGIVLDKDNIKLMKKTGVLICLCANCEEILKRVSSSNHRPILNVAKPKERIELLLKMRAPYYAQADKTIDTSGLSVKQVVAKISKILAAKK; encoded by the coding sequence ATGAATATTTATCTTGTCGGATTTATGGGTACGGGAAAAACTACTGTTGGCCGGCTGTTGGCCGCGCAGAAGAAATGGAATTTTATCGACCTGGATGAATTAATCGAACTGAAAGAGCAGCGCAGGATCGTCGATATTTTTGCTAAAGAGGGTGAACCGTATTTCCGCAAGATTGAGAAAAAATTCTTAAAGCAGGTCTCGACCCAAAAAAAGTTTGTCGTGGCCTGCGGCGGAGGAATAGTTTTAGATAAAGACAATATTAAGCTGATGAAAAAAACCGGAGTTTTGATCTGTCTTTGCGCTAATTGCGAGGAGATCTTAAAGAGGGTTTCCTCCAGCAACCATCGGCCGATCCTGAACGTGGCAAAACCCAAGGAACGTATTGAACTTTTGTTAAAGATGCGCGCGCCTTATTACGCGCAAGCTGATAAGACAATCGATACCTCCGGTCTTTCAGTTAAACAGGTAGTCGCCAAGATTTCCAAAATACTCGCCGCCAAAAAATGA
- a CDS encoding prenyltransferase, protein MARLKYWLLLSRVPFLSVTVLPYILGALLAGYLAGRFSWAIFLLGLSGALLVQLAAHYSGEVYDLKEDRLSITLEKNFFSGGSQVLVENIIAPKRVKVLTGLVIFLALAVGLILQFYFNTGKWTLLLGISGIICGFFYSKPPLRWVSRGIGEIFIAYAFGWLAVNAGFYIQAARFDILAALISLPAAGTVVNIILINEYPDYPADIQAGKLNLLVRIGKAKGALLYTLLVVCSAVTFFWAMASGFPLISGIFYFPVFVLGLILAGGMLKGEYKDKQKLEKMCGLTIIVNLGTSLSCILGLLVRKV, encoded by the coding sequence ATGGCAAGGCTAAAATACTGGTTATTGCTTTCCCGGGTTCCCTTTTTAAGCGTGACAGTCCTGCCGTATATTTTGGGCGCCTTACTTGCCGGGTATCTTGCGGGAAGATTCAGCTGGGCGATCTTTTTACTGGGATTGAGCGGAGCTTTGCTTGTGCAATTAGCTGCGCATTATAGCGGAGAGGTCTATGATCTTAAAGAAGACCGCCTAAGCATAACTTTAGAGAAAAATTTTTTTAGCGGCGGCAGCCAGGTGTTGGTAGAAAATATCATTGCGCCTAAAAGAGTAAAGGTCTTAACCGGCCTGGTTATTTTTCTGGCATTAGCGGTAGGATTAATTTTACAGTTTTATTTTAATACCGGTAAGTGGACTCTATTGTTAGGTATTTCGGGGATAATCTGCGGATTTTTTTATTCCAAGCCGCCTTTGCGCTGGGTAAGCCGGGGGATCGGGGAAATTTTCATTGCTTATGCCTTTGGCTGGTTAGCGGTAAATGCGGGTTTTTATATCCAGGCAGCCCGTTTTGATATCCTGGCGGCATTAATTTCTCTTCCGGCTGCCGGTACTGTGGTGAATATAATATTGATTAATGAATATCCGGATTATCCGGCGGATATCCAGGCCGGTAAACTTAATTTATTGGTGCGCATAGGCAAAGCCAAAGGGGCCCTTCTTTATACTTTGTTAGTTGTTTGTTCTGCGGTTACGTTTTTTTGGGCGATGGCTTCAGGGTTTCCGTTGATAAGCGGGATTTTTTATTTTCCGGTATTTGTCCTTGGGTTAATATTAGCCGGCGGGATGTTAAAAGGAGAATATAAAGACAAGCAGAAGCTGGAAAAAATGTGCGGCTTGACGATCATTGTAAATTTAGGGACATCCTTGAGCTGTATATTGGGTTTGTTGGTAAGAAAGGTTTGA
- a CDS encoding OsmC family protein: MYKVQVTHNQDLAFTVKAGESEFIIDAKGKGLTPLDALLAGVGSCLGVYIRKYAQGSKLNLENFKLNVFAELSNESPFSFRKINVDIDLKNSGLDERRQKALLEFIKNCPAHNTLKGNPLIEFKLTC; this comes from the coding sequence ATGTATAAGGTTCAGGTTACGCACAATCAGGATTTAGCTTTTACGGTTAAGGCAGGGGAAAGCGAATTCATTATCGACGCAAAGGGCAAGGGGTTGACTCCTCTGGATGCGCTTTTAGCAGGGGTAGGCAGTTGCCTGGGTGTATATATCCGTAAATACGCGCAGGGATCCAAATTAAACCTGGAGAATTTTAAGCTAAATGTTTTTGCGGAACTTTCCAATGAATCTCCATTTTCTTTTCGAAAAATCAATGTGGATATAGATTTAAAAAATTCCGGGCTGGATGAGCGCAGGCAGAAGGCCCTGCTTGAATTTATCAAGAATTGTCCGGCGCATAATACTCTCAAAGGCAACCCGCTAATCGAATTTAAACTAACATGTTAG
- a CDS encoding nucleoside deaminase, producing the protein MKKQDLKFMRLAIAKARQGVKKGQTPFGVCIVEKNKVIASNHNLVWKDTDITAHAEITAIRSACKSLKKIDLSGCTIYSTCEPCPMCFSACHWARISRVVFGAGIKDAKNFGFNELAVSNLKLKRLSKSKIKITPGLLAKENIALFKFWQKQAEAKAY; encoded by the coding sequence ATGAAAAAACAGGATTTAAAATTTATGCGCCTGGCGATAGCGAAGGCAAGACAGGGGGTAAAAAAAGGCCAGACCCCTTTTGGCGTCTGTATTGTAGAGAAAAATAAAGTTATTGCCTCTAACCATAATCTTGTTTGGAAGGATACGGATATTACCGCCCACGCTGAAATTACCGCCATTCGTTCTGCTTGTAAGTCGCTAAAAAAGATAGATTTATCCGGCTGCACTATTTATTCTACCTGCGAGCCCTGCCCGATGTGTTTTTCCGCCTGTCATTGGGCCAGGATCTCACGGGTAGTTTTTGGCGCCGGGATAAAAGATGCCAAGAATTTTGGTTTTAATGAGCTGGCAGTTTCTAATTTAAAATTAAAAAGGTTAAGCAAAAGCAAAATTAAAATTACCCCGGGATTGTTGGCAAAAGAGAATATCGCGCTTTTTAAATTTTGGCAGAAACAGGCTGAAGCAAAAGCCTATTAG
- a CDS encoding anti-sigma factor antagonist (This anti-anti-sigma factor, or anti-sigma factor antagonist, belongs to a family that includes characterized members SpoIIAA, RsbV, RsfA, and RsfB.), translating into MLEIKARQSGNIVILDLSGRIDVDSANLVEVVGQCVRDGYTDILCNLEDVEAIDYMGVSVVIIAYKEVINHRGRMKFVNIPAHLKRVFAISGTDRVIEIYASEDLALDSFKEDKIIENIKKMQLRRRFKRLPIDLKIELKSKKEDSPACLKVDIINLSAVGAFIFGCAKFKLGDEVLLKMKLAPKNEELELEAVVVWVPDKEVQMHEYPGIGVEFRNISTVNQQKLIEFIDRNLSFRPSD; encoded by the coding sequence ATGTTAGAGATAAAAGCAAGGCAATCAGGAAATATCGTTATTTTGGATTTAAGCGGCCGCATCGATGTTGATTCGGCTAACCTGGTGGAAGTAGTTGGCCAATGCGTGCGCGACGGGTACACCGATATTCTTTGCAACCTGGAGGATGTTGAAGCGATAGATTATATGGGGGTATCGGTTGTGATCATTGCTTATAAAGAGGTGATTAACCACCGGGGCAGGATGAAATTTGTAAATATCCCGGCGCATCTTAAAAGGGTATTTGCGATCTCCGGCACCGACAGGGTAATTGAGATCTATGCCAGCGAAGATTTGGCGCTAGACAGTTTTAAGGAAGACAAGATTATCGAGAATATCAAGAAGATGCAGCTGCGCCGCAGGTTCAAGCGCCTGCCCATCGATTTGAAAATAGAATTAAAATCCAAAAAAGAGGATTCTCCGGCATGCCTTAAGGTTGACATAATTAACTTAAGCGCGGTGGGCGCCTTCATCTTTGGCTGCGCTAAATTCAAGCTTGGGGATGAAGTTCTGCTTAAGATGAAGCTTGCGCCAAAAAATGAGGAGTTGGAACTTGAGGCGGTCGTCGTCTGGGTCCCGGATAAAGAAGTCCAGATGCACGAGTATCCGGGGATCGGGGTGGAATTTCGCAATATCTCTACGGTCAACCAGCAAAAATTGATTGAGTTTATCGACCGCAACCTTTCCTTCAGGCCCTCGGATTAA
- the dprA gene encoding DNA-processing protein DprA, with translation MNDFESLVSLNIIPQIGSARLENLLKVFKKPEAIFKAKRNDLAEVVGEKTAESIVSFDCRRLENDLALAKKAALKIITLFDQDYPQALKEIPGSPIVLYVLGSIIAQDNLAIGIVGSRQASFYGLNQAEKFAGQLSAQGITIVSGMARGVDTCAHRGALKVKGRTIAVMGSGFSHIYPAENADLTRDIALSGAVVSEFPMETKPLAQNFPRRNRLISGLSLGVLITEAARNSGALITADFALEQGREVFALPGRIDSRGSTGANALIKQGAKLVTCCDDILEELNLAVVDKKETNISVAKQEVECAKEEGMLYECIGPQPVAIDDLVEKTSLPISQVLSLVLKLQFKKLIRELPGKQFMRNYN, from the coding sequence ATGAATGATTTCGAGTCTTTGGTAAGTTTAAATATTATCCCGCAAATCGGAAGCGCGCGGCTGGAGAATTTACTTAAGGTTTTCAAGAAGCCTGAAGCGATATTTAAAGCCAAGCGTAACGATTTAGCTGAGGTAGTGGGTGAGAAGACAGCTGAAAGCATTGTTTCTTTTGATTGCCGGCGCCTGGAAAATGATCTGGCTTTAGCAAAAAAGGCGGCCTTAAAAATTATTACGCTCTTTGATCAGGATTATCCGCAAGCTCTTAAAGAAATACCCGGCTCACCGATTGTGCTTTATGTTTTAGGCAGTATAATTGCGCAGGATAATTTAGCGATCGGTATTGTTGGTTCGCGCCAAGCTTCGTTTTACGGATTAAACCAGGCGGAAAAATTTGCCGGACAATTATCCGCTCAAGGAATAACGATTGTTTCGGGGATGGCAAGAGGAGTGGATACCTGCGCGCATCGCGGAGCGCTGAAAGTAAAAGGCCGCACGATCGCGGTGATGGGCAGCGGTTTTAGCCATATCTATCCGGCGGAGAACGCGGATTTAACCAGAGATATTGCTTTATCCGGAGCAGTGGTTTCTGAATTTCCCATGGAAACAAAGCCATTAGCGCAGAATTTTCCCCGGCGTAACCGTTTAATCAGTGGTTTAAGTTTGGGTGTTTTAATCACTGAAGCCGCCAGGAATAGCGGGGCGTTAATTACGGCGGATTTTGCTTTAGAGCAGGGCAGGGAAGTTTTTGCTTTACCGGGAAGGATTGATTCCCGCGGTTCAACCGGAGCTAACGCTTTGATTAAGCAGGGGGCAAAATTAGTTACCTGCTGCGATGATATCCTGGAGGAATTGAATTTAGCTGTTGTTGATAAAAAAGAAACAAATATTTCGGTAGCAAAACAAGAGGTTGAATGCGCAAAAGAGGAAGGGATGCTTTATGAATGTATTGGTCCGCAGCCGGTGGCAATCGATGATTTAGTGGAAAAGACTTCTTTGCCTATTAGCCAGGTGTTGAGTTTAGTTTTAAAATTACAGTTTAAGAAATTAATTAGAGAATTGCCGGGTAAACAATTTATGAGGAATTATAATTGA
- the topA gene encoding type I DNA topoisomerase — MSKNLVIVESPTKAKTIGKILGQDYTVVSSMGHIIDLPAKRLGVDVENKFEPEYVVIPAKKKLLTQLRKEAKTKEKIYVATDPDREGEAIGWQIKEKVFKGKDVLRVSFHEITPQAVAEAFKSAREFDTKMIEAQVGRRVLDRLVGYFLSPLLWKKLARGLSAGRVQSVGLRLIVERERQIQKFVASEYWEIVAELFKPKVSGESHFCAKLEKIDGQKAEISRQQDAQGICDQLKDKEFKVLEIKKTEKKRYPPAPFITSTMQQEAFNKLRFNASKTMLVAQQLYEGINIGEDNPVGLITYMRTDSPNVASVAIQEVREHIGRSFGQDFLPDKPNVFKAKKSAQEAHEAIRPSYVGRSPESLKNFLNHDQIRLYELIYNRFLASQMKPAEFLATAVDITADKYLFVANGSYLLFEGFLAAYNRSEDEEKEDEEKEKIKNVIPPLEQGEVLGLEALTPSQHFTKPPARYSDSSLIKALEEEGIGRPSTYAPIIYTIILRDYVRRIKGYLNPTELGFKVNDMLVEYFPRILDLKFTALMEEELDEIEEGTLNRQKVLEDFYAPFKESLDFAQANIVKEVIITDQVCDKCGKPLIVKWGRRGKFLSCSGFPKCKNSKSITSGVKCPIENCGGELIERHSKRGVFYGCSNFPKCTFTSRTLPEDKE, encoded by the coding sequence TTGAGTAAAAATCTGGTTATCGTTGAGTCGCCGACCAAGGCTAAAACCATCGGCAAAATCTTAGGCCAAGACTATACCGTAGTTTCTTCAATGGGCCACATTATTGACCTGCCGGCTAAAAGGCTGGGTGTGGATGTGGAAAATAAATTTGAGCCGGAATATGTCGTTATCCCCGCCAAGAAAAAATTATTAACCCAGCTGAGGAAAGAAGCCAAGACAAAAGAAAAAATATATGTGGCTACCGATCCTGACCGGGAAGGCGAGGCGATTGGCTGGCAGATAAAAGAGAAGGTCTTTAAAGGTAAAGATGTTTTGCGCGTAAGTTTTCATGAGATTACTCCGCAGGCGGTGGCTGAAGCTTTTAAAAGCGCCCGGGAGTTTGACACTAAAATGATCGAGGCCCAGGTCGGCCGCAGGGTCCTAGATAGGCTTGTCGGATATTTTTTAAGCCCCTTACTGTGGAAAAAACTTGCCCGCGGCTTAAGCGCCGGTCGCGTGCAATCGGTGGGATTAAGGTTAATCGTAGAGAGGGAGCGGCAAATTCAGAAATTTGTTGCCAGTGAATATTGGGAGATCGTTGCGGAATTATTCAAGCCTAAGGTTTCCGGAGAGAGCCATTTTTGCGCCAAACTTGAAAAAATCGACGGTCAGAAAGCAGAGATTAGCCGACAACAAGATGCGCAGGGTATTTGCGACCAGTTAAAAGATAAAGAATTTAAAGTTTTAGAGATTAAAAAAACAGAAAAAAAGCGTTATCCTCCGGCCCCGTTTATTACCAGCACCATGCAGCAGGAAGCGTTTAATAAGCTCCGGTTTAATGCTTCCAAGACCATGCTGGTGGCCCAGCAGCTTTATGAAGGTATAAATATCGGAGAAGATAATCCGGTGGGCCTGATTACTTATATGCGTACGGATTCTCCGAATGTCGCTAGCGTTGCAATCCAGGAGGTGCGTGAGCATATTGGCAGGAGTTTTGGTCAAGATTTTCTTCCGGATAAGCCGAATGTCTTTAAAGCCAAGAAATCCGCGCAAGAGGCGCATGAGGCAATCCGGCCAAGTTATGTTGGCCGTTCTCCGGAGAGCCTGAAAAATTTTCTTAATCATGACCAGATACGGCTTTACGAACTTATCTATAACCGTTTTTTGGCCAGCCAGATGAAACCTGCGGAATTTTTAGCTACCGCTGTGGATATTACGGCGGATAAATATTTATTTGTTGCCAATGGGAGCTATCTTTTGTTTGAGGGATTTTTGGCGGCTTATAATAGGAGTGAAGATGAGGAAAAAGAAGATGAGGAAAAAGAAAAAATCAAAAATGTGATCCCTCCGCTTGAACAGGGGGAAGTCCTGGGTTTAGAGGCGCTTACTCCTTCGCAGCATTTTACCAAGCCGCCGGCAAGGTATTCGGACAGCTCACTAATTAAAGCTTTGGAAGAAGAGGGTATTGGCCGGCCTTCGACATACGCGCCGATTATCTATACGATTATTCTGCGTGATTACGTGCGCCGGATCAAAGGATACCTTAATCCGACGGAACTGGGCTTTAAGGTTAATGATATGCTGGTGGAATATTTTCCCAGGATCCTGGATCTTAAGTTTACCGCGCTTATGGAAGAGGAGCTGGATGAGATTGAAGAAGGCACCCTTAACCGCCAAAAAGTTTTAGAAGATTTTTACGCGCCTTTTAAAGAGAGTTTGGATTTTGCCCAGGCAAATATTGTCAAGGAAGTGATTATTACCGACCAGGTTTGCGATAAATGCGGTAAGCCTCTGATTGTGAAGTGGGGCAGGCGCGGTAAATTTTTAAGCTGCTCCGGTTTCCCTAAGTGCAAGAATTCTAAATCCATTACTTCAGGGGTTAAGTGCCCTATTGAGAATTGCGGCGGAGAATTGATTGAACGCCATTCTAAACGCGGGGTTTTCTACGGCTGCTCAAATTTTCCCAAGTGCACATTTACCTCGCGCACTTTGCCAGAGGATAAAGAATAA
- the xerC gene encoding tyrosine recombinase XerC: MEKYIEKFVRYLEIEKNYSPYTIINYKLDLEGFNKFITGADLEKIDYLMLRKYLAVLKEKNLGNRTVGRRLSSLRSFFKFLTRESYIKTNPMLMLSSPKLEKHLPSFMTEEEVYKLIESAHGKNKDDLLGLRDRAILEAFYSSGLRISELVGLNLDDIDFISGILKIRGKGKKERIVPMGETALLAIRKYLDKRKKPADAVFLNNNSRRITTRGVRYVLVKYLKAAGIKPGVSAHTFRHSFATHLLNRGADLRTVQELLGHANLSTTQIYTHLTTEKLKSVYDQAHPHA, from the coding sequence ATGGAGAAGTACATTGAAAAGTTCGTGCGGTATTTAGAAATTGAAAAAAATTATTCTCCTTATACGATCATAAATTATAAATTAGACCTTGAGGGGTTTAATAAGTTTATCACCGGCGCTGATCTTGAGAAGATCGACTATTTGATGCTTAGGAAATATTTGGCGGTTTTAAAGGAAAAAAACTTAGGCAACCGTACTGTCGGCCGCCGGCTTTCTTCATTGCGCAGTTTTTTTAAATTTCTTACCCGCGAAAGCTATATTAAAACCAACCCCATGCTGATGCTCTCCAGCCCCAAATTGGAAAAGCACCTGCCGTCCTTTATGACCGAGGAGGAGGTTTACAAACTAATTGAATCGGCTCATGGCAAAAATAAAGATGATCTTTTGGGTTTACGCGACCGGGCGATCTTAGAGGCGTTTTATTCCAGCGGGTTGCGTATTTCGGAATTGGTAGGATTAAACCTGGATGATATTGATTTTATCAGCGGGATTCTTAAAATCAGGGGCAAAGGCAAAAAGGAAAGGATCGTCCCAATGGGAGAAACAGCGCTTTTGGCTATCCGCAAGTATTTGGATAAAAGAAAAAAACCGGCCGATGCCGTATTCCTGAATAACAACAGCCGGCGCATTACCACCCGCGGCGTGCGTTATGTTTTGGTGAAATATTTGAAGGCAGCCGGAATCAAACCGGGAGTTTCCGCCCACACCTTCAGGCATTCATTTGCCACGCATCTTTTAAACCGCGGCGCAGACCTGCGCACAGTGCAGGAGCTCCTGGGCCATGCGAATTTATCGACCACGCAGATTTATACGCATTTAACCACCGAGAAATTAAAGAGTGTTTATGATCAGGCGCATCCGCACGCCTAA